From the Neobacillus sp. PS3-34 genome, the window TAACCAAGGATCAGCAGCTGCAACTGCACCGATATGCTGCTCAATTTCTTTTATTACTTCTTCATAGTCTTCATCAGGATAAAAATGTACCGTTACCCAAAGCGCACAACGATCCGCGACAAATGCGGCATGCCTGCCCCCTTCAATAACGGCAGGATTAATGGTATTTGTACCTGGAGCAAATCCTTCATAGCTCTTCGTAACAGCCCAATGCCGCTCTAAATCCTGAAGACCTGAAATGATTTTCATCATTTTTTCAATCGCACTTGCCCCTTTAACTCCACCGCCAGCATGAATCATTTTTCCGCGTATGCCATCATGATAAGTTTCTTTGCTTTGAATGGTAATCCAGCCTGTGATGACGCCGCCCTGTCCTTGAATATGTAAGTCACTTGTGTCAACTACAACAGCATAGTCCGCACTATAGCCTCTTTCTGTACAAGCGAGTGTCCCAGCCTCACCTACTTCTTCTCCAATTACTGATTGAAATTGAAGATCACCTTGAAGTGTTATGCCAAGTTCCTTTAAAAGCTTAATTGCGAATAAGGATGCAGCAATCCCACCCTTCATATCGGCCACACCACGTCCGTAAATAAAGGAATCTTTGAGATATGCAGTAAAAGGTGAAGAAACCCATTCGTTATCATCACCTACCTCTGCCACATCAACATGTCCGTTGACAATCAAACTATTAAATTGTCCGGAGGATTCTCCAGATAAAATACCGACAACATTGGGATCCCCTGGGTATATATCCCACTTATCTGTTTTAAATCCCAAATCATCGAGGTATTTTTTTATAAATTCCTGTATGTCATTTGTATTTCTGGCAGGAGGGCTTACTGTAGGGAAGGCAACTAATTCTGTCAATAATTCGACCAATTCTTGCTGCCTTGATTCAACTTCCTGTGAAAGCCTTTCAAGTAAAATATCCGGTTCGATTCTCAAATTCTCACTCCCTTTTAGACTAATATTGCCCCACTAATAAGAGTTTTATCGCACTGCTCAATTAAAGAAAATAGACAAAATAAAACCCACTCACATCCGGAGAAATGAGTGGGTTGACGATAATGCCAATTAAAATTCAGAAGACATCA encodes:
- a CDS encoding acetylornithine deacetylase; translated protein: MRIEPDILLERLSQEVESRQQELVELLTELVAFPTVSPPARNTNDIQEFIKKYLDDLGFKTDKWDIYPGDPNVVGILSGESSGQFNSLIVNGHVDVAEVGDDNEWVSSPFTAYLKDSFIYGRGVADMKGGIAASLFAIKLLKELGITLQGDLQFQSVIGEEVGEAGTLACTERGYSADYAVVVDTSDLHIQGQGGVITGWITIQSKETYHDGIRGKMIHAGGGVKGASAIEKMMKIISGLQDLERHWAVTKSYEGFAPGTNTINPAVIEGGRHAAFVADRCALWVTVHFYPDEDYEEVIKEIEQHIGAVAAADPWLRDNPPQFVWGGKSMIIDRGEIFPSLEIDAEHPGTRCLTHSYETLMAQKPVVGMSATVTDAGWLGRADIPTVIFGPGKLEDAHSVNEKVEFRQLLDFAKVLAVFIAEWCNTKKDGKL